From the genome of Fundulus heteroclitus isolate FHET01 chromosome 7, MU-UCD_Fhet_4.1, whole genome shotgun sequence, one region includes:
- the LOC105930314 gene encoding interleukin-1 receptor type 2 isoform X2 translates to MVCLPWMFALVIAAGVHGSPLLPRLPMEDGCYKVSPEVEIFRVEGEAVILHFPMFMRVLEVRKIAPPPAEYLISRSNGTDQTTYRSEGRVQQQGRELWFLPARPSDSGKYTCTYRNETYCVTGSITLHVYESSSVDIEKLSYPWPAFVGEKVEFICPSLDCFNNTDRPIEWYKDSSPAPLRPGRATLMIPAVKRSHAGVYTCQLTVLINNQQYKVSRSFLLHVKGSDPELTSSVPDVTTPGPAQSSTSTLSTASAVKPPMIVSPINGTTFESPHGSGLELFCHVLTECQLADSTVVTWLVNGQSVELSYLDMRALQGGRRVTLESERCQIELRLVISIITEEDARTEMKCVAQNAGGRQEVVTMLQLEDTTFTWLVVAVVMVSIFLAVISAFVYVLFKPRTTKKTDYILARQSSSFSV, encoded by the exons ATGGTCTGCTTGCCGTGGATGTTTGCCCTGGTCATTGCCGCAGGTGTTCATGGGAGTCCTCTGCTACCCCGTCTTCCTATGGAAG ATGGCTGTTACAAGGTGTCGCCAGAGGTGGAGATTTTCAGAGTGGAGGGCGAGGCTGTAATCCTCCACTTCCCGATGTTCATGCGAGTTCTTGAAGTCCGTAAAATCGCCCCACCACCAGCAGAGTATCTCATCAGCAGGAGCAACGGAACAGATCAGACGACGTATCGGAGCGAGGGCCGGGTCCAGCAGCAGGGTAGAGAGTTGTGGTTCCTTCCCGCCCGGCCTTCAGATTCAGGGAAATACACCTGCACTTACAG AAATGAAACATACTGTGTCACTGGGAGCATCACGTTGCATGTGTATGAGTCCTCTTCTGTCGACATTGAAAAGCTGTCATACCCATGGCCAGCCTTTGTGGGAGAGAAAGTGGAATTTATCTGCCCTTCCCTGGATTGCTTTAACAACACAGACAGACCAATAGAGTGGTACAAG GACTCCAGCCCCGCTCCTCTTCGCCCGGGCAGGGCTACTCTGATGATCCCTGCGGTAAAGCGCTCTCATGCAGGAGTGTACACCTGCCAGCTGACAGTGCTCATCAACAACCAGCAGTACAAAGTCAGCCGGTCTTTCCTGCTCCATGTCAAAG GTTCAGACCCTGAACTCACTTCATCCGTGCCTGATGTCACCACACCAGGTCCAGCTCAATCCAGCACCAGCACTCTCAGTACTGCCAGTG CAGTGAAACCACCGATGATTGTCTCGCCAATTAATGGAACCACATTTGAAAGCCCTCATG GTTCAGGACTGGAGCTGTTCTGTCATGTGCTCACTGAATGTCAACTGGCAGACTCAACTGTGGTCACATGGCTGGTGAACGGCCAATCGGTGGAGTTGTCCTACCTTGACATGCGGGCTCTGCAGGGAGGGAGAAG GGTAACCCTGGAGTCTGAAAGGTGCCAGATTGAACTGAGGCTTGTTATCTCGATTATAACGGAGGAAGACGCGAGGACGGAGATGAAGTGCGTCGCTCAGAACGCAGGCGGGAGACAGGAAGTTGTTACAATGCTTCAACTGGAAG atacTACCTTTACATGGCTGGTTGTGGCTGTAGTGATGGTGTCCATCTTCCTGGCGGTTATCTCGGCTTTCGTTTATGTCCTCTTCAAGCCAAGGACTACAAAGAAAACGGATTACATTCTCGCCCGCCAGAGCAGCTCCTTTTCAGTCTAG
- the LOC105930314 gene encoding interleukin-1 receptor type 2 isoform X1, with protein MCVLRSQHTSVLSCAVHCVTLGNMRNFHFRRGGNLEKRAEVPLEPKGHRSLHTEVHANTTSGPVRFQNHLKTTAVMVCLPWMFALVIAAGVHGSPLLPRLPMEDGCYKVSPEVEIFRVEGEAVILHFPMFMRVLEVRKIAPPPAEYLISRSNGTDQTTYRSEGRVQQQGRELWFLPARPSDSGKYTCTYRNETYCVTGSITLHVYESSSVDIEKLSYPWPAFVGEKVEFICPSLDCFNNTDRPIEWYKDSSPAPLRPGRATLMIPAVKRSHAGVYTCQLTVLINNQQYKVSRSFLLHVKGSDPELTSSVPDVTTPGPAQSSTSTLSTASAVKPPMIVSPINGTTFESPHGSGLELFCHVLTECQLADSTVVTWLVNGQSVELSYLDMRALQGGRRVTLESERCQIELRLVISIITEEDARTEMKCVAQNAGGRQEVVTMLQLEDTTFTWLVVAVVMVSIFLAVISAFVYVLFKPRTTKKTDYILARQSSSFSV; from the exons atgtgtgtgttgagGAGTCAGCACACATCAGTGTTGAGCTGTGCAGTACACTGCGTTACATTGGGAAACATGAGAAATTTCCACTTCAGGAGGGGTGGGAACCTTGAAAAGAGAGCTGAGGTTCCCCTTGAGCCCAAAGGACACCGGTCACTTCACACAGAAGTCCATGCCAACACCACATCAGGACCAGTACGCTTCCAGAACCACCTAAAGACT ACTGCCGTCATGGTCTGCTTGCCGTGGATGTTTGCCCTGGTCATTGCCGCAGGTGTTCATGGGAGTCCTCTGCTACCCCGTCTTCCTATGGAAG ATGGCTGTTACAAGGTGTCGCCAGAGGTGGAGATTTTCAGAGTGGAGGGCGAGGCTGTAATCCTCCACTTCCCGATGTTCATGCGAGTTCTTGAAGTCCGTAAAATCGCCCCACCACCAGCAGAGTATCTCATCAGCAGGAGCAACGGAACAGATCAGACGACGTATCGGAGCGAGGGCCGGGTCCAGCAGCAGGGTAGAGAGTTGTGGTTCCTTCCCGCCCGGCCTTCAGATTCAGGGAAATACACCTGCACTTACAG AAATGAAACATACTGTGTCACTGGGAGCATCACGTTGCATGTGTATGAGTCCTCTTCTGTCGACATTGAAAAGCTGTCATACCCATGGCCAGCCTTTGTGGGAGAGAAAGTGGAATTTATCTGCCCTTCCCTGGATTGCTTTAACAACACAGACAGACCAATAGAGTGGTACAAG GACTCCAGCCCCGCTCCTCTTCGCCCGGGCAGGGCTACTCTGATGATCCCTGCGGTAAAGCGCTCTCATGCAGGAGTGTACACCTGCCAGCTGACAGTGCTCATCAACAACCAGCAGTACAAAGTCAGCCGGTCTTTCCTGCTCCATGTCAAAG GTTCAGACCCTGAACTCACTTCATCCGTGCCTGATGTCACCACACCAGGTCCAGCTCAATCCAGCACCAGCACTCTCAGTACTGCCAGTG CAGTGAAACCACCGATGATTGTCTCGCCAATTAATGGAACCACATTTGAAAGCCCTCATG GTTCAGGACTGGAGCTGTTCTGTCATGTGCTCACTGAATGTCAACTGGCAGACTCAACTGTGGTCACATGGCTGGTGAACGGCCAATCGGTGGAGTTGTCCTACCTTGACATGCGGGCTCTGCAGGGAGGGAGAAG GGTAACCCTGGAGTCTGAAAGGTGCCAGATTGAACTGAGGCTTGTTATCTCGATTATAACGGAGGAAGACGCGAGGACGGAGATGAAGTGCGTCGCTCAGAACGCAGGCGGGAGACAGGAAGTTGTTACAATGCTTCAACTGGAAG atacTACCTTTACATGGCTGGTTGTGGCTGTAGTGATGGTGTCCATCTTCCTGGCGGTTATCTCGGCTTTCGTTTATGTCCTCTTCAAGCCAAGGACTACAAAGAAAACGGATTACATTCTCGCCCGCCAGAGCAGCTCCTTTTCAGTCTAG